The genomic segment CACGATCAGCGCGGGGATGAGCGTCACCACCCGGCGGGCGATGATGGGCACCCGGATGCGCAGCAGCCCCTTCATGATCACCGAACCCGCGTAGGCGCCCACCGAGGTCGACGCGAGACCGGATGCGAGGAGCCCGACCGCGAAGATGGTCGCGATCGCGGGGCCCAGCGCGGACTGGATGGCGGCGTAGGCGCCGGGGATGGTGTCGGTGCCGTCGACGCCGCGCAGGCTCGACGCGGCGAGCAGCAGCATGGCGATGTTGACCGCGCCGGCCAGAACGAGCGCCACCACGACGTCGGCGCGGGTGACGCGGAGCAGGCGGTGGAGGCGCTCGTTCGAGGCGCCGTGCGTGGGGGCGGGGGGCGGGGTGGGGGCCTCGGCGAGGGGCGGGGTGGGGGCCTCGGCGGGGCGGGCTTCCTCGCGGGCTGGCACCGGCGCATCCGCTCGCACCGGCGCATCCGCTCGCACCGGCGCATCCGCTCGCGACGCCCGCACTGCTTCGCCCGTGAAGTCGCTCTTCTCGGCGAGCGCCGCGAACTCCACATGGTGGCGGTCGCGGGCGAGGGCCGAGTGCAGGTAGATGGCGTGCGGCATGACCGTCGCTCCGAGCATGCTCGCGGCGAGGAGCACCGTGGGGGCTCCCTCGAAGCGCGGCACGAGGCCGTCGGCGGCCGCGAACCAGTCGACGTTCGACACGAAGACGCCGGCCAGGAAGCCGAAGGCGATCACGGCGAGGAGTCCGATGATCATGAACTCGAAGGTGCGCTGCCTCCGCGCGTTCTGCACGAGCAGCAGCCCCATGGAGACCAGGCCCACGATCACCCCGCCCATCACGAGGGGCACACCGAAGAGCAGGTTCAGCGCGATGGCGCCCCCGAGAACTTCGGCGATGTCGGTGGCGGCCGCCACGATCTCGGCCTGCAACCAGTAGGCGCGACGACCCCAGGATCGCGTGCGCGCACCGACGTGCTCGGGCAACGTCTTGCCGGTGACGATTCCGAGCTTCGCCGACTGGAACTGGATCAGCACCGCCATCGCGTTCGCCAACACGAGCACCCAGACCAGGAGGTAGCCGTACTGCGCGCCCGAGGTGAGGTTCGCGGCGACGTTGCCGGGGTCGACATAGGCGATGGACGCGACGAAGGCCGGCCCGAACATCGCGATGCTGTGCCACCAGCGAGGGCGCGAGCCGGGCAGGTCGCGCGCTCTCGGCGATCTCGCCGCCTTCTGCGCCATCGCATTTTTAGGCATGCCTAAAAATTAGCACAGGCATCCCGTTGCCGCATCGGGCGGGCTGCGATAATGCCGAGATGGGATTGCTGAGCGCCGAAGGCGACGAGTTCGTGCGCGACCGACATCTCGCGACCCTGTCGACACTGCGCAAAGACGGTTCACCGCACGTCGTGCCGGTCGGTTTCACCTTCGACGGTGCGACGGTGCGCATCATCACGAACGGTCCGAGCCAGAAGGTGCGCAACGTGCTGCGCGACGGCCGCGCGAGCGTCAGCCAACTCGACGGCGCACGCTGGCTGACTCTGAGCGGTACGGCGCGCATCCTCGACGACCCGTCGGCCGTGGCCGATGCCGTCGCGCGGTATGCGGTGCGCTACCGTCAGCCGCGCGAGAACCCGCAGCGGGTCGTGATCGCGATCGACGTGACGCACGCGATGGGGTCTGGCGGGATGCTGCTGCCGCGTGACGAGGCGACGAGCGAGGTCTGAGGCCGTTCGTTCCGACGTCCTAGGCTGGAGCGATCATGACGACCTCCGCATCCGATTCCGCCGCCCACGCCTCGCGGTATGTGGCCGGACAGGACGTCGCGGCCGAGAACTACCTCAAGACCATCTACGCGCACACCGAGTGGCAGCCCGATCCGATCAGCCCGTCGGTGCTCGCCGGGCGACTCGGCGTCGCTCCGTCGTCGGTGACCGAGATGGTGAAGAAGCTCGCGGCCGGCGGACTCATCACGCACGTGCCCTACGGTCCGCTGACGCTGACGGCTGAAGGGCGGATGCGCGCGATGGGCGTGGTGCGGCGGCACCGGCTGATCGAGAGCTGGCTCGTGCGCGAGATGGGATACGAGTGGCACGAGGTGCACGACGAAGCCGAGGTGCTCGAGCACTCGATCAGTGAGAGGTTGCTGGACGCGATCGACGAGCGGCTGGGGAGGCCGACGCAAGATCCGCACGGCGATCCGATCCCCTCGGCAGCGGGCGTGGTGCCGGTGTTCGAAGCGGTGCTGTTGGAGGACGCGCCGGCCGGACACGAGGGACTGGTCGTGCGCATCAACGACCGCGATTCGTCGCTGCTGCGCCGCCTCGCCGAGGGCGGGGTCGGGCCGGGCACGCGGGTGCGGGTGGTAGATGTGGTGGATGCGGTGGCGGGTGCGACGCGGGGGCTCGAGGTGCTCGACGTGAACGGTGCAACAGGTGCGCCTGCGGCAGGTGCACGCGGTGCGGCAGGTGCACACGATGCGGCGAGTGCACCTGGGGCAGGTGCACACGGTGCGGCCACCACGGTCGAGGTCGACGCGCCCGATGCGGTCTGGCTCACCGCCTGACCCCGTCGTGCACGGCGCGCACCCATCCGGGCGGCTGCGCACATCGTCATGGACAACTCCAATCGTCACCGTGACCTCGCCCCTATAAGGCGACGGTTGCCAGCACGTTTGGAGTTGTCCGGAGTGGACGACGCTCGGGCGGACGGACGCGTCAGCGAGGAGGGTCGGCGTCAGCGCGGGTGAGAGCGGCGAGGGCCTTCACGAGCCCGGACAGCTGGGCGGTGCGGGTGTGGTCTTCGGTGTGGAACACGGCGAGCGCCTCGTCGGCACGCTTCGCCGCCTTGGGCGAATCGGCACGGGCGAACGCGGTGCGGGCGAGCTTCTCCATGTGGAGGCGGTCGGCTTCACGAGCGGCCGGATCGTCGGCCCGCGCGAGAAACTGGCGCAGCACCCCCACGGCCTCGCCGGGTCCGTCATACGCGGCGACGAAGGATGCGCGGGCCGCCACCGAGTGCGTCACCGCCTCGAGTGCTCGCCGAGCCGCAAGCACGTCGATCTGCGTGCTCGGGTCGGACATGCTCCGATGCTACGGCGCACCGCGGTGTGCGCCGCGACCGGTCACTCGGCGTTCATCCACCCTTCGCCGGCCGTCCAACCGGGCCCCGCCGCCGAAGGATGCCGCCCCGAGTGCGCGCGGTCAACCGAGCGATGCGACCTCCGCGACCGACGCACGGAGCGCATCCGCTGCCGCCGCCAGCTCGTCGGCGGTGGTGTCGGGCGAGAGCGTGAAGCGCACCGCGGTCTGCGCGACCTGCGGCGACAGGCCGAGCGCGAGCAGCACCGGCGAGGGGTCGTCGCTGCCGGCTGCGCAGGCCGATCCGCTCGACACGATCACACCCCGCTCTTCGAGCTGCAGCAGCACGGCCTCTCCACTCGTGCCCGGAAAGCAGAACGACGCCACCGACGGCAGCCGCGACGACGGATGCCCCGTCAGCTGTGCACCGGGAACCTCGGCCAGCACCCGTCCGATGAACTCGTCGCGCAGCCCGGTGGTGCGCGCCGCTGCCGAAGCCACCTCTGAGGGCGAAGCCAGCTGCACCGCCGCTGCCAGCCCTACGGCGAAGGCCACGTTCTCGGTGCCCGATCGGTGTCCGCGTTCCTGCCCGCCGCCGTGCACCACCGGTTCGAGGGGCAGCCGCTGCCGCACCGCGAGCACACCGATGCCCTTGGGTGCGCCGAGCTTGTGACCGGAGAGGCTCAGGGCGTCGACCCCGAGCGTGTCGAGCCGGGTGTCGAGCCACCCGGCTGCCTGCACGGCATCGGTGTGGAACGGCACCCCGGATGCGTGAGCGAGCTCCGCCAGGCGAGCCACCGGCTGCACCGTGCCGATCTCGTTGTTCGCGTACATCACCGTGGCGAGTGTGGTGTCGGGGCGCAGGGCCGCGGCGAACGCATCCGGGTCGACGAGTCCCTCCGAATCGACGGGGACGACGCTCACTTCGAAGCCGTGCACTCTCCGCAGGTGGTCGACCGATTCGACGACCGCCGGATGCTCGATCGCACTCAGCACGACGTGCCGCCCGCGCGGGTCGCCGAGCGCGATGCCTTTGACCGCGAGGTTGTCGGCCTCGGTTCCACCCGAGGTGAACACGACTTCGCTCGGCCGGCAGCCGAGCCACTCGGCCACGGTGCGGCGGGCTGCGGCGAGCGCGCGTGAGGCCGACTCTCCGACCCCGTGATGACTCGACGGATTTCCGAAATCTCCGGTGAGATAGGGCCACATCGCCTCGAGCACCGCCCGTTTGACGGGCGTGGTGGCGGCGGCGTCGAGGTAGATCATGGGCGGGTCCGGATGCGCCGCGCGGCCGCCGCTCGGCCGCGGGCTTTGGTGCGAATCGCACGGCCGCGATCCGCCAAAGCCCGCGGATGAGCGACGAAACGCAGAAGTGTACGAGGCGCCATGGGCGAAGACTCGGCGCGAAGCCCCCGCCGAGGGCGAGGGCGCGCACGCAGTGCGTGACGGCGACGGGTCACAAACGATGTGGTCACGACCGGAAACCCACGTCGAGGCCGAGATCGAGGGAGCGCACACTGTGGGTGAGGGCGCCGACCGAGATGATGTCGACCCCGGTCTCGGCGATCGCCGCCACCGTGCCGAGGTTCACGCCGCCGCTCGCCTCGACGAGCGCACGACCGGCGATGTGCGCGACTCCGGTGCGGAGGTCGGCGAGGCTGAAGTTGTCGAGCATGATCGTGTCGACGCCGGCCTCGAGCACGGCGTCGATCTGGTCGAGCCGGTCGACCTCCACTTCGAGATGCATGGTGTGCGACATCCGCTCGCGCACCGATAGCAGTGCGGCCGTGACATCGCCACCGTGCTGGGCCGCGAGCACGGCGAGGTGGTTGTCCTTCGCCATGACGGCGTCGGAGAGGGAGTAGCGGTGGTTGTGCCCGCCGCCATCGCGCACTGCCGCGCGCTCGAGCGCGCGGAGG from the Herbiconiux aconitum genome contains:
- a CDS encoding PPOX class F420-dependent oxidoreductase, with amino-acid sequence MGLLSAEGDEFVRDRHLATLSTLRKDGSPHVVPVGFTFDGATVRIITNGPSQKVRNVLRDGRASVSQLDGARWLTLSGTARILDDPSAVADAVARYAVRYRQPRENPQRVVIAIDVTHAMGSGGMLLPRDEATSEV
- a CDS encoding Nramp family divalent metal transporter, which codes for MPKNAMAQKAARSPRARDLPGSRPRWWHSIAMFGPAFVASIAYVDPGNVAANLTSGAQYGYLLVWVLVLANAMAVLIQFQSAKLGIVTGKTLPEHVGARTRSWGRRAYWLQAEIVAAATDIAEVLGGAIALNLLFGVPLVMGGVIVGLVSMGLLLVQNARRQRTFEFMIIGLLAVIAFGFLAGVFVSNVDWFAAADGLVPRFEGAPTVLLAASMLGATVMPHAIYLHSALARDRHHVEFAALAEKSDFTGEAVRASRADAPVRADAPVRADAPVPAREEARPAEAPTPPLAEAPTPPPAPTHGASNERLHRLLRVTRADVVVALVLAGAVNIAMLLLAASSLRGVDGTDTIPGAYAAIQSALGPAIATIFAVGLLASGLASTSVGAYAGSVIMKGLLRIRVPIIARRVVTLIPALIVLGVGIDPTWALVLSQVLLSIGIPFALIPLIRLTGNRALMGEFADRMPVRIVAWTVVALIVCLNVVLIFLTVTGAGVAA
- a CDS encoding metal-dependent transcriptional regulator, whose product is MTTSASDSAAHASRYVAGQDVAAENYLKTIYAHTEWQPDPISPSVLAGRLGVAPSSVTEMVKKLAAGGLITHVPYGPLTLTAEGRMRAMGVVRRHRLIESWLVREMGYEWHEVHDEAEVLEHSISERLLDAIDERLGRPTQDPHGDPIPSAAGVVPVFEAVLLEDAPAGHEGLVVRINDRDSSLLRRLAEGGVGPGTRVRVVDVVDAVAGATRGLEVLDVNGATGAPAAGARGAAGAHDAASAPGAGAHGAATTVEVDAPDAVWLTA
- a CDS encoding cysteine desulfurase family protein, coding for MIYLDAAATTPVKRAVLEAMWPYLTGDFGNPSSHHGVGESASRALAAARRTVAEWLGCRPSEVVFTSGGTEADNLAVKGIALGDPRGRHVVLSAIEHPAVVESVDHLRRVHGFEVSVVPVDSEGLVDPDAFAAALRPDTTLATVMYANNEIGTVQPVARLAELAHASGVPFHTDAVQAAGWLDTRLDTLGVDALSLSGHKLGAPKGIGVLAVRQRLPLEPVVHGGGQERGHRSGTENVAFAVGLAAAVQLASPSEVASAAARTTGLRDEFIGRVLAEVPGAQLTGHPSSRLPSVASFCFPGTSGEAVLLQLEERGVIVSSGSACAAGSDDPSPVLLALGLSPQVAQTAVRFTLSPDTTADELAAAADALRASVAEVASLG